The Juglans microcarpa x Juglans regia isolate MS1-56 chromosome 8D, Jm3101_v1.0, whole genome shotgun sequence genomic sequence TAGCAGGCTGGCAGCTATGTCACAATTTATGGAGGATCAGCACTTAAAAGAACTAATGATACATATTAGCAAAGGAGTGATATTGAATCTGTAGATAACATAGCTAAAGTAGTCTTGATCTTTACCTGACCTTCGTGGAAGCTTGCACATTATGACCACGTAGGACAAGCTAATTGGAAATTGCTTAGCATTGGAACAAATTCTTCCAAGCAACCAGAGCAAGATTTGGCTTAAATCCCTATTTAATTGCAGCAGATGCAGAGGCCACTGAAGCCTCTGCTATTAGGGAGACTGGTTGACGAGCCTGCAGACAGGCACCTATATCGAAAGGGTGCAACTCAGAACCGTCAAAAAGAAGATTAACACCGGGAAGGATTACATCTCTGCTATCAGCTTCATCTGTTTCAACCTTTACTGAACTCACAGGGGACCTTCTTCTATGGGCCTTGTAGCAGCCTCATAGACAGGACTTAATGCATATGATCTGCAAAGTAATTTTCCAATAAATCCAGGTGATTCACAACCAAATCAGAACAGCAGCAAAGAGAACCAACAAATCACTCCCTTTtctattaaaagattaaaaaaaaaaagatgcttcATGACCCTGTCTAGAAAGTGTGTTCATACAAATGATTTTGTTCTTCCTCACCAAATTTAGACTCAGAATGCTTCCCCAGAAAGTTGCTTTGCAGCTTGAGATGACCTTATGCGACATTATGAACAGTTCACAAGTTATTTTCAGATCCAATTATTGACCTCCATTTATCATTCCTAACCAACACCGCGTCAAGCTGGAAAACCATgcaaaataaacaacaaatccACAGTAGTAACCACCAAGCTTGATCAGGCTCCTAACCGCAAAATAGTTGATACTTCTTGATCTGACACATATTTTCCCTAAAGAACTCTTTCTCAGGTTTTAACCACAGAAGAttatatttaaactaaaatatatttttaaaaaaatggaaactttatcccaataaaaatcacattttcgCATAAATAAATACCCAACTCTCTAAATATTGATCTTCAATCAAATAGATCAAGCATTATGTGTCTATTAAGTTGAACGCAGGCATATCACCGagttatattttaagttcatgcacaacttatttattatttgagtgaGTTTACGAGCTCCTTCATTTTGACAAAACAGATTATTAATATTGGATCTTATATCTTTATCTACAAATTTTGACAAACAAACTTTAACCTTTCGTTAATATctttagataatttatatatacgcgtatttacttatcaaaaaaaaatattatatatacgcatatcaattattatattcataagGATTCAAGCAACATGAATAGTATTAGGGACatcatttcttctctctttatataattaagatattcccattataaaaataaagataatactataaaaaaaaataaatatgaagtaattttaatttatatgagCTTATACGAGTTGCATTGTTTATAATCGATCATAAATTTATGTTTGCAAACAGCTCATTTAATAAACGAATCGAACCGAACTCAAGTTTGACCTAGTCGATCTCAAGCAGCTTGTTGAATTGTCTAGTTTATTTACAGCCCTAACTGCCATAACTGCACTCAGTATCACCAGCTCCAGGCACCACAAGATACACCTTAAATATCCTGATTCCTAGTTAATCTTTCAAAATCATTAGCAAATACAAGTAAGAATAAACTTTCCCATACAAATGTTTTCCAAAAAACAATCTGCCTCAGCTTAAAGAAGTATCATTGGTaagaaattaagagaaaatcCCAGCATGGAGACTAATGAAATACAACATATCATAAGAGGCAAATAAGTTACATGTAAAAATTGCAATGAACTGATTTAAACATACCTAAGAATGCTGCCATCAAAGCTCAAAACTTCAGTTCGGCAACGATGCCGATTAGCAAGTTTTAGTCTATGATGCTCACTCAAGGCTCCTGAAATGGGAGAAGAAGGGTCAACAAGTGGATTCCATCTTCCACTAGCATAGTTCATGAGCTGCCGAGATGAGTCCTTTGTTTGTTCTTTCTGGTAAAGAAGTTTTGCAGCAGGACCTGTTGCTTGGTACTCCACACAAACATCCCGTAACTTTTTTCGCAAACTTTGCATTGCATCATGATGCTCACTAAGTGAGTCTGATTGAAGTAATTGTGATGATACCACCCTTTTACATATACTGTTACACAATTTGGGACTAAAAAGTGGCATCCCAAATTCCACACTCAAAGGAACCCATTCATACTTTCCACAATCAGGAGAAAAGTGGTTTGAATTTccttcattaaatatttttaagaggcGAATGTAACCAACTGTCcataaatctatcttgtttgcCAAATCAGTTAACAGAGAGTTGAGTTTCAAACTTTCTTCTTCACACAGTCCCAATTCCTTCCCTATATGAGCAATTGAACCATCGGCATTCTTTAGGGGCAACGGAACGTCCATAGTTATGATTCTTCCAGATTTATTAAGATCATACCTACCGAGGGGCTGCACTAGCACAGCCGAGTATTTAAGAAGTGAATTTAAACAATGTAAAAGTATACTTCCCTTGACTAaatttccttcaaatttcccTCCCAGCCCTCCAATTGTAGAACCGTCCCAAGACCATATAAGGGCTTTCTCACAACCAGCCAATGGCGCAGGAAGCAAGCGTAGACATTGTCCTTTCATGAGGACAACTGATAGAGGCCCACTTGCCACAGTTAAATATAGTACTAGTTTCATCCATGGTGTCATAGATGAATACGAGGGAGCACCAAAATGTATGGGACCTGTAGGTCCAGGAAGAATTGAtgaaggaggaagaggaaccATGGACACAACAATGTCATAGTCACGATGAAACAACCGGTCTAAAGTTGCTGGAGCAAGAGAAGCCAAGCTTTCACAGCGAAGAATATCCACACGATATTTCTTTCTCCTTCTCAATGGATCTCTTCCAGCATCTGGCCCTTCGACCAGAAtcattttctcatcattctGGAAAGTTGGATCTGATTTAGGTACCTCGCTTGAGCAATTGGTGTCTTCTGATAAAGTAGCAGAAAACATTTCATCACCAGTACTTCCAGTAGCAGGTTCACTCAAAACAGAACCCTCATGGGGCAACCCCAACCTAGCCAAATCATCTTCTTCCTGCTCAGGTTCATTTGTACCAGAGTTTCCTGGTATGTCCGTCAAAGTGATATTAGCTATCAAAGTGGCCTCATCATTGGCTGAAGCTACCACATCCATCTTATCACAAACTTCTTCTGTTTTGACGTCAGTAGCAACTCCACCAGATTGCAGACATTCCAAAACACAACGGAGGCTAAATGCATGATTTGCAAATTCCTGCAATTCTCCCTCAAATTTGGTTCCCTCTAGTGTACCCAGATCTTTGCAAAGATCGGCGATACTAGCATGACCCAACTTCCCAGCTTCATATAGTGTTACAGCATGAGACTTTAACCCTGAACAAAGCAATTAAAAAGTAAGACATCTTATTAAGGTTATAGAATTTGTTTAAATTCTACATGTCAAATAAAATCTCCATGAGATACGTCAACCTGTTTCTCTCTGTTAACTCTGCTACTCTTTATAGTGATGTCTTCCAATGGAAATTGAATTGCTGAGAGTGCCAAGCCTATATACTAATTGGACAGGGTAAGTAAGGGCTTGTTTTGAAATAAATCTCAtcctaaaattttcatctcatctccttcccagacataattcaaatataaaattttcaaactaatcattacaactttttcaaactgatcattataattttcccaaactttcaaacaaaaaataaaaaataattcaactttttcaaatccccaaacaaaaataatattataaaactatattctaacaatattttaactttataatattttttattcaactttttctctctcctttcccaaaacccaaaaaatactcaactcaaactatctcattactattcacaaactatcttactactatttacaaaattctcatctcatctcactccccaaacgAGTCCTAAATCAACCTGTATAGTTTTTTCACTCTTCCAGGAAACGAGTCAGCCAAAATCTTGTTGTCATGAGATTTAGACTGGGTGGAATAGATACTCATTTCTATTTTAGAAGATTTGAATTTAATAATCCATTATATCCTGTTTTTAACTTCTTGTGACTGAACTGGTATCACACTAGAGTTTCACCTCCACTCTTGCATCAATTTTCACCTCTTAACATCTGGTAAGGGTCTTTTTGTTGTACTATCAAGTAGTTAAGTCTGGGAAAGTTGTCTCTAGGGTTTAGCAGGATCATAGTTGAGTTCCGGAGAAGGATGGTTCCCTCTTCACACAAGTACAATCCAACatcaaaaggcaaaaaaaaaaaaagagtcagaGAATGGCTATGCTTCAACCTCCTGACATGCGAGTTTTCCCTTGCCTCCCATAAAGATGAATAAGGACAGGTATAGAGTAGGTCCACTTGGGATGGTGTCATTGATGAAAGACATTAAAGTTGCACTATGGAACAGATCAGAAGTATTAAAGCTTGCTTCAGCATGACCTTCTGCACCTACTGAAGATGGTAAAATACCCATGCCATATCTAGTCCCTCCTAGATCATTGCTACTGGGGGTTCTCATTCTGACAACAGGGTTAGAGTGTCaaccttatttttgttttaacacAGATACCACGCAACATTCATGGTAAAAACACCATAAAGGGCACACTCAGGATTATAAGACAAATGGGTTCGAAATTGATATGAAGAAACAAGTTATGACAAGAAGAAGAGTGAAcaaacctggtgaaacagaccCCATCATAAGATAGGATGTTATATTAGCATCAACAACAAAAGCAACACGAACATGGGCAGAACTCGTCCCATGGTTTTCTGTCCCCAACACATCTCCTTGTTGAGCAGCATCACCTTCATTGAATATGCTTGCTGAGCCTAGACTAGCATGAGAAGCATCTTCATCACTAAGACTGGTTCTAGGAGAACCAGGTATGCCTGTATCTTGAAGAATAGATCCTGGATCAATTAATTTTACTGCCCATCCCAATCGACATGCAAAAGATGCAGCAGCCTGCAGCTGCAAAAGGTCTGCCTGCAATGTTGCTGCCAATTCAGCTACAGTTGCATTCTCACTTGAAACAACAAAAACTGCATACAGTAACCTGAACAGTTTACTAGAACTGTTAGTATCTTAATTCAACTGATTGCAGAAAACTGCCAAACAACAATTAAGATATCTACAGATTAAAATAATGGCCTTACTCCTCAATAGGATCTTCATATGACTGCTCCCTGTTGGAAACAAACCCTTCAAGCCTGGAAACTGAAAAGCCATGAACATTAACAATGTGAACTCaaaaccacccccccccccccccctctcctgGTTCGGCTTTCAAGTTCAAATAAAGATGATGAACCCTTAAAACATCCCTTATAACTTCAGCACTCCATTTAACACAGATTTTACAGAATTTTAAGAGGAAGAAACTtctactccctttccacactgTCTCAGCTTACAGCCAAAGTACAAAAGAGTATTGCTATCTAGATATATTTTACAGTATTTGACAGTGGTAGCAATAAGtagtaaaagaagaaaaattcccGTGAGTCAAAGCAAATGCACCCTCTATAGCAGTTCCAGGTGTAGATTTTGATTGgttaaaaaagattaatgtCAAAATACACAATTTTTCCCAAAAGACTTGCAGCCAGCTTCAATATAAGACCACACAAATATGCTCCTCATGGAAATTAAGCATTACTTCAATGAAAAAGAACTTCACCGACAAAAGACAAcacataatttcataatttatgaataactatttttttttaatttgatcttCCCAAGGGAAAGGATAGCATGACCATAAATGACAACATGTATCCTTTTATTACAACATAGACAAAAGGatgaaagaatgagaagaaaaaataaaaagatatatgcCAATGATTTCTGACGTTGGTGTATGTTTCAGGTAATTGCTTATCATATGAAACTTCCATAAAAACCGTTAAAGAAATCAATTCCTCCAACAATTAGATCAACAATGAAAGGATAGAACTTACCCTTAAAACGATCGTCAGAATAAACCGGGACATCAAAGTAGATCAAACCCCGTCTGTAGAGACCCTTTACAACATCAGGATCgaacaaaatatatgaatttccCTCCTCCTTACAGACTTTATCAATTGTTGCCGTTTCTTCTTCTGAGAGTTTCTATAAAAAGCAGGGAAATTGATATTTTACCAAGAGCTTGACATAAAGCACATAAGTAGAGATTTGTGTGACTTACTCCCCATGAAGTCAAAGGTTTTGATTTAGATAGAAATCTTCAGAAGTCAAAGcagtgaaaaagaagaaaggattATTAAGAAACTCACCTTAAATTCTTCTAGAGTAAAGTTCACAAGACAAACTCCCCACCATGGTTCAATTGCAAAATCTACAGGTTGTGTAGGTAGCAGTTCTTTTGCAATTGACTTATTCAGCTTCCACATAATTTTCTGTATAGCACCAAAACAGGATACAATTAGTTAAGTAATATGTACCCTTCATCTGCAAGCAAAGGAATTATTACAGCAGTATCAGTTTATACAGCAAAATCCATGACACTGAAAATAGTTAGACAATAAGAAGCTCACTAAAGTTAACCACATAATATAAAGCTTTCATTACTACAAGTAACTCATATCAGATAGCACTGATCAtgcacaaataaataaatgattcaCATATACAAGATAAGAGTTCGATCAATTTACAGATGGGAGAATTATGAAGAATGAAATTGGAAGGAGATGCCAAGAGATTCCTGCAATAGAGGaagcaaatatgaaatatatagtCGAAGCTAAGTATTGCCTATTGTTGCTATTCCCCTCAAAAAGCAATGATGTTCACAATAGCTATAAGGAGGTTCCTTCTAGTATTTAAGTACCTTTATACTCTCTGTGTACTCGGACCTGACCTTTTTTCATGTcttaatatatttcttcttacttataaaaaaaaaaagtatttaagtACCTTTAATTTCTCCATTAAAACCCTATAGTGCAAGTCAAGTCCTAAGAACATCTATACAACGTTAGTAGAAAATTTGCATGTTAGTGAAGCCTTACTATACAAATTAATGATGCCTGCATGCATAATATCTGTAAACATACGAAGGAAACCAGTCCACCACCTTAGATCTGCACTTATTCATGATATCAATGAACTCATTTCTTCCTATGCCCGTAAGCCGCAAAGCATCTGCAGCACTAAAGTTGGGGATGCTGTCATAAGGTTGTTCTGCAAAGGGTATGAAATGCTTGAGAATGACTATCAACCTTTTTTAAAACTGCTAAGCAAGAAATGGGGAAACAAGCATGAGCACATATGAGGCAAATGATGCATAAATCCACACAATCCTACATTCGCACACTTAACCATGATAAGTATGCCACCTAGAATAGCCAACCAAATAATGAAGAGATGAAGGCAACTTAGTTTTACAAAGAAAAGCTTGGAATGACATTCTTTGGGTAGAGTGGCAAGTTTACCAATGAAATACTTGAAATTTCCTTCCTACATTCGCACACTTAACCATGATGAGTATGCAACCTAGAATAGCCAACCAAATAATGAAGAGATGAAGGCAACTTAGTTTTACAAAGAAAAGCTTGGAATGACATTCTTTGGGTAGAGTGGCAAGTTTACCAATGAAATACTTGAAATTTCCTTTGGGAGTGGCCTTTAAGGCCAAAACAATTTGGGGTGATATCGTTGAGGAGATGAAATATCGATTGGCTGGGTGGAAGTGACTCTACAGGTCAAAAGGAGGTAGGCTAACTTTGATTACAAGCACCTTATCTAATTTGTCCACTTATTATTTGTCACCATTCCTTAAACCAGCAGATGAGGCGAATGGCATTGAGAAGCTTCTGAGAGATTTCTTGCAGAGCGGAATTTGTACTCTAGTTTACTCGTGAGGGTTtggagttaaaaaaatttatggtgTTCAACCACACTCTGATGGGCAATGGCCATGGAGCTTTGCCATGGAAAGAGAGGCTTTATGGCATTCTGTAGCGAAAGTGAAGTATGGCAATATGTGGGGAGGGTGCTCTAATGAAGTAAGTGAATCTTACGAAGTTGGAGTGTGGAAAAACATAACGGGTGGGGGATCTTCACTAGCTTTACCAGATTGCAGGTAGGTAATAGGGCTAAGATCATATTTTGGCATGACATGTGGTGTAGCAATCAATCCTAGAACGGTTCATAATTTCTCACCGTTAGGAAGCCTCGACAGTGGATTCTTGGCAGCTATCAAACAACACTAGACAATGAAATAGCACTTTTATTCAATTAGCACAAAACTAACAAGTGGAGTTGTTTTCTTCATCCGTTAACCTTTTATACTCTTTAGGATGGGAATGAAGATAAGATCCCGTGGGTTCCATccaaaaaaaaggaagtttAAGGTCAGAACCTTTATTTAGGCATTGCAACCAGCAGTACTCCTTTTACTTGGATGGGTATTTAGTGGAACAAAGCTCCATCTAGGTAGAATTGTTGTGTGGGCACTTGCCTTAAAAAAGATTCTAACTATGAATGAGTGGAGAGGAATCTTAGTGATGGATTGGAGTTATGTGTGCAAGAAGAGCAGAGAAACAATGGATCACCTTTTCCTGCATTGCAAAGTGGCCAGAACAGTATAGGCCTCAGTCTTCCAACTTTTTGGTGTTGAGTGAGTGATGCCCCCAAGGATAGTTGGCTTGTTAGAGAAGTCGGAGACGGGTCCGGTTGGCAAGTCTCCTAGGTTGTAAAGTGTCttctttgcctatgaaatatttgggtcttccgtTGGGGGCGACATTTAAGGCTAGAGCTATTTGGGATGGAGttatagaaaaagttgaaaaaaggtTGGCTGGCTGAAAACGgatgtatttatcgaaagggggtAGATTCACATTAACTATGAGTACTTTATCTAACCTTCCCAcctattttttatatctatttcCTTTGCCTGCAGAAGTGGCTAATAGGATTAGCAACTATTTAGggcttttttgtggggtggagtgggggaagaaacaaaatttcatcttgttaattggaataaagtttgctATCCTATCTCGAATGGTGGCTTGGGAGTGCGCAATTTGAGGACATTCAATAAAGCTCTATTGGGgaatggttgtggaggtatcacTTGGAGGGGGTGCGCTTTGGAAGGAAGTTATTGACCTCCGACGCGGAAGagcttggggggggggggggggggggggggggggggggggggggggaggttgGTGTTCCAATGAAGTGAGGGGGGTATGGCGTgggcttatggaaatttattaggaggGGGTGGCAGAGCTTTGAAACTCAAATCAGTTTTGTGGCTAGCGGGGGTTCCAGAATCAGGTTTTGGCATAatgtttggtgtggtgataGCACTCTTGATAGGGTTTTTCCAGCTCTCTATCGCATTGCAGTTAACATGGATGCTTCTGTGGCGGATCTGATTGCATTTTCTCATGGTTCTCACCAGTGGACTATCCTCTTTAATAGGtatattcatgattgggaattgaATACTGTTTCAGAATTCTTCAGCTTGATATACTCCATGGGAGGTATAACGGCACAAGGGTACAAGATGCAGTGGAGGCCCAACGATAGCAAGAAGTTTACAGTAAGGTCGTATTACAAATTATTGGCACCACAAGGTAACTTTCCTTTCCCGTGGAAGAGTCTTCGGAGGTCTCACGTGCCTTCCAAAGTAGTTTTTTTCGTATGGACTGCTTCTCTTGGGCATATTTTGACcacggacaatttgaggaagagggggctcattgtgatggattggtgctatttgtGCAAAAAGCATGACAAATCAATGGATcacttattattgcattgtgaggtgacaagaGTGCTATGGGATGAGATATTTAGAAGAGTTGGTGTAGCTTGGGTAATGCCATTGAGGGTAGTGGGCTTACTCGCTTGTTGGAAAGGGATGCAAGGCTGTCCCCAAGTGGCGGCAGCGTGGAAGAAGATTttgttgtgcattatgtggtgtacttagttggaaaggaatgcacggtgctttgaagatagggaacgTATAACAGCGGAGCTTCAGAACTTTTTTTTACacactttattgctttggttttcaactattgtgcttaatggaaacaatgttCACGACTTTCTGGTTTTAATTTCTAgatcctagaatgtatttaggtgttctcttgtatacttcttgtgtacacgggctttgcctatttcattcatatcaataaaatttacctcttacttataaaaaaataaaaaaaataaaaaagataagtcAGAATGTAGGTCAATGAACCATGGAAGTTTGGCGGATGGTTGTCTTATCTAATAATATGGCACTTGGCAAGAACACAATGCTTGAAGTCAAAACTTTAAGGATGGTGAGAAAACAGCAGATGAGCTAAAAATGTAAGTCAATAGTGCTAAAAACTTTTTAGCTTGGATGATGGCTCATAATAGATCTGGTGTCTTTAGTTTTCCCTTCCTCTAATTAGGTCCTTTCACTTGCACACACCCCATGTACTTGTGTTGcacatttaatttttcaaaaaaaaaaaaggaaaatttggtTCCAATCATGAAATGTGAAGATTAATGGTATAGGGACAGATCAAGGGTGAAGTAAAAAGGCAATAAAAACAGCTGGACTCGATCAAACATAGAGTCATCCTAAGAAGGCACATAACTACAGATTAAAAGAATGTCAAGCAGGAAATATTCCTCTCCTCATCACACCCACCCCCAAATACGCCCAACATTAAATCATTTGTCGGTATACAAGATGTTGTAACAAGTGAGGCTGAAAAGATTATGCACGTGACATGATATGAGAAAACATCTACTTGTAGGCAACTAACAGTATAAACAAAACAATAGCTGCAAATTTAAGAAAACTCATATCAGATTTGTTAAAAGATTACCATTTTTCATAACCTCAAATAACATGTCACAGTAATATCTGAAGGGTGATATCCTCATTACACGACAAACATACTCCGCAAGGTGATAGGGATAGAGCTGCAAGTAAGAAAATCAAAtgttttttataatacattcaacaTGTAAACTGCATAAATCCTGAAGATGACAATAAGACCATCTGAAATACCCATGTTTTCAAGAGATAAACAAGACAAAGATACTATACCCTACGGATGCGCAATACAGAAACTCTTGTAAAATTAAGGTATGACACGATTGGAACATGTTCATTCAACAAATGGTAGATAATTAACAAGCTAATATTCAAGCAATAGTAAATAGCCACAGAGGAAAGGACATATTGAAGTATAAAATAACTGTCATCCATGTTTACCATTCATAAATATCCACAAAACACACTATCCACAAATATCTTTAAGCTAACAGCAATaaattttttgataggtaaaagaTTTATTGGTGTTAAAAAACACCAATAAATTTATCATCAAGTCTATCCTTTTGTATAGGATATCATTCTGTCTTTCAAACGTTTAATATCCTATTTCtaacattttattcaaagatttttaaatagcatttagaacccccccccccccctcctatATTAGGGAATAAATATTTCAACCCCAGCCATGTCCTAGCCATATCTGAGTTGTGTCCCAGTCGTATAGTGAAAGTATTTTGCCGTGTTTCAAAGTATTTGACtttaagatttaattttttaattaatctacACTCATCAGACATGGATTTGGATATGTCCAAACCATATCTATGTTTGATTTTTATAAGACACAGATGCTTCAGCCTTTCAAAATATGTGTGCTTCCTATCTTccaacactatatatatatatatatatatatatatatatcttttcctCGTAAAACAATAGCATTTGCTTAagcaaaagttcaataaaaaactttcaaaGAAATTTTCATATTGGACACACCGCTAGATTCTTTCGCAGGTAACGCATCATATCCTCATAATATTCACTTTCTTTGCACACTTTGCGAGCAAAACAAGTGTTCCATTGGAGTCTTTTCTTTATGCTGTGTTCAATTATCCTGCACTCATGGGATGAAAaggataaaattaaaagaaaatgaacgaACTCATTCAACATCTATCTccccacaaaaataaaaggtaaaaacaaaaataaaaataaatcattcagGCAGGTCAAAAAGATGGGCATAAATGGCTCAGAGATTATCAAAGTAACAGAATAATAAAGTTCACTCCACAAGTAGAGCTCCTAAAAACTAAACAGTCCAAGATATGCATGCATAAGTTATTAAAGTGTGGGGAAGACACCTGAAACCTTGAATAAAATTAAGACCATATTACTTTTAGTGGCGTTTGCAGCCATGTATTGATATCTCCACCTGAGAATAGATTTAAATTTTCAAGGGAGAAAAATAGAAGTAATCATTCACCTTCAAAGCCTTCCTCACTCATACACTGATTCACTCGGGTTCATAGGGGATACCCAGCAAGCATCAGTTCCAAATTGAACAGATGAGTctc encodes the following:
- the LOC121242881 gene encoding LOW QUALITY PROTEIN: protein FAM91A1 (The sequence of the model RefSeq protein was modified relative to this genomic sequence to represent the inferred CDS: inserted 1 base in 1 codon); the encoded protein is MQHVPATIEEQLILKAIKEECPWESLPKRLQATLSSKEEWHRRIIEHSIKKRLQWNTCFARKVCKESEYYEDMMRYLRKNLALYPYHLAEYVCRVMRISPFRYYCDMLFEVMKNEQPYDSIPNFSAADALRLTGIGRNEFIDIMNKCRSKKIMWKLNKSIAKELLPTQPVDFAIEPWWGVCLVNFTLEEFKKLSEEETATIDKVCKEEGNSYILFDPDVVKGLYRRGLIYFDVPVYSDDRFKVSRLEGFVSNREQSYEDPIEELLYAVFVVSSENATVAELAATLQADLLQLQAAASFACRLGWAVKLIDPGSILQDTGIPGSPRTSLSDEDASHASLGSASIFNEGDAAQQGDVLGTENHGTSSAHVRVAFVVDANITSYLMMGSVSPGLKSHAVTLYEAGKLGHASIADLCKDLGTLEGTKFEGELQEFANHAFSLRCVLECLQSGGVATDVKTEEVCDKMDVVASANDEATLIANITLTDIPGNSGTNEPEQEEDDLARLGLPHEGSVLSEPATGSTGDEMFSATLSEDTNCSSEVPKSDPTFQNDEKMILVEGPDAGRDPLRRRKKYRVDILRCESLASLAPATLDRLFHRDYDIVVSMVPLPPSSILPGPTGPIHFGAPSYSSMTPWMKLVLYLTVASGPLSVVLMKGQCLRLLPAPLAGCEKALIWSWDGSTIGGLGGKFEGNLVKGSILLHCLNSLLKYSAVLVQPLGRYDLNKSGRIITMDVPLPLKNADGSIAHIGKELGLCEEESLKLNSLLTDLANKIDLWTVGYIRLLKIFNEGNSNHFSPDCGKYEWVPLSVEFGMPLFSPKLCNSICKRVVSSQLLQSDSLSEHHDAMQSLRKKLRDVCVEYQATGPAAKLLYQKEQTKDSSRQLMNYASGRWNPLVDPSSPISGALSEHHRLKLANRHRCRTEVLSFDGSILRSYALSPVYEAATRPIEEXSPVSSVKVETDEADSRDVILPGVNLLFDGSELHPFDIGACLQARQPVSLIAEASVASASAAIK